Sequence from the Planctomycetia bacterium genome:
AGCAATCGGCCGCGTTGCGAGGGGCGCTCGTCGCGTTTGGCAAGGAACCGCAAGTGCAATCGCTGATGAGCGGCGCGCTGACGACCACCGACGACACGCGACGTACGTTGGCGCTCGAATCGATCAGTCGCATGACGCTCGAAGTTACGCCGGACGCTTGGCGCGCGCCGCTCGCGGCGCTAATTCTCCAAGGCGACACCGCGGCACTGTTGGCCGTGAAAGGCTTGCGCGATCGCTCGTTCGAACGCGCCGTCGTCGCGCTCGCGCATGACGGGCAGCAACCCGTTGCCGCGCGGATCGCCGCCGCGGACGTTCTCGTGAACTGGGAACATCCGCTTGATGAACCCTTGCTTGCCTTGCTGACGGCGGAGTTCGCTCATGCGGAGAACGAAGCGGCCAAGCCGGAGCGACTGTTGGCCGCCGCGCGGGTCTTAGCCGGAGCGCCGCTAACGTCGGTCCAGCGACAGACGCTCGTGCCGATTGTGGCGCAGGCCAGTCCGTTGTTAGTTCCTGTGTTGCTCGGCGCTTTCGAGCGCGACACCGACGCCGCGACCGGCTTGGCGCTCATCGCAGCGCTTAGCAAATCTGAATCCCGCGCTAGTTTGCCGATCGCGCAATTGGAACAGGCGTTGCGCGGCTATCCGCCGGAAGTGCGCGCCGCGGCCGATCCGCTGTTTGTCCAGAGCCGGGCGGAGTCCGCGTCGCGCGCTGCATTATTGGATCAGATCGCCACGACGCTCGATGGCGGCGACGCCGATCGCGGCAGCCTGGTGTTTCATGGCAACAAGGCCGCTTGCGCCGCGTGCCATCGACATGGCGCGGAAGGCGGCAACATTGGGCCCGACTTGTCGCAGATCGGCCGCATCCGCACGCGTCGCGATTTGCTCGAAGCGGTGGTGTTCCCGAGCGCCTCGTTCGCCCGTGGGTTTGAACCCGTTACGATCACCACGGTCGCCGGTCTGACGCACAACGGCGTCATCGGCACGGAGAGCGGGCAGGAATTGACGCTCCGCACCGGCGACCGCGCCGAGATTCGCATTCGCCGCGACGAGATCGACGCCCTGCAACCGGCCGCGATTTCAGTTATGCCGCAGGGGCTCGATACGACGCTCTCGCGCGAAGAACTGCGCGATTTGCTCGCCTTCCTGGGCGCTACGAAATAACCCGGCGGCCGACCATTTCGACGCGTCCCGAGGCGAGTAATCGCAGCGCGTCGGGATAGGCCTCGCATTCGGCCTCGAACACCCGTCCGGCGAGCGAGTCCGGCGTATCGCCCGATTCCACCGGCACGACGCGCTGCAGGATGATCGGCCCGTGGTCGTATTGATTGTCCACGAAGTGCACAGTGCAGCCGGAGACCTTGGCGCCGTAGTCTAAGACGGCCTCGTGAACGTGGTGGCCGTACATCCCTTTCCCGCAGAAGGCCGGAATCAGGCCGGGGTGAATGTTCAGCACCCGATTCTCGAAGTCGGGCGGAATCAGCACATGCTTGAGGAAGCCGCCCATCACGACGAAATGCGGCGACGCCGCGCGGCAAGCGCTAAAGACAGCCTCGCTGAACGCTTCGCGCGATTCCACGCTGCTACGTTCGATCACTTGAGTCGCGATACTGCGTTCTAGCGCGAAATCGAGTCCCTTCGCCGTCGGTGTATTGGAAATCACCAACGGAATCTCCGCCGAGAGCCGGCCTTCGTCCATTTGAGCTAGCAGATTGCGCAGCGTCGTCCCGCTGCCCGAAATGAGCACCGCCAACCGCAATCGATCCACCTGAGGAAAACGCATCGGGCTCCGTAAGTTACTCCGCCTTCAACGGCAACCAAGCGGGCCGGGGGCCCCACATCGGACCTTCCGCCGCGGTGAGCTGCGTGTGTTGCTTCGTCTCCGTATCGTACAGCATGATGTCACCGCCGAGTTTATCATCGGCTGGATCCTGGTTGGGGCCGACGGAGTTCGGCCAACGCTCGAAGCGGACGTAAGCGATGTAACGGCCGTCCGGCGACCACGAGGCGTACGAGCATTGCCGCGTCGATTCCGGCGTAATCTGAGTGAGGCCGTTGCCGTCGACGCCGACGGTGAAGAGTTGCACCGTGCCGTTCGACGAGCGGCCGCCAAAGGCGATCGATTTGCTGTCGGGCGAGAAGCACGGATACACCGAGGCCACGAGATCGACGCCCAGCAGATCGCGCAGCGCCTGACCGTTCATGTTCATCAAGTACAAGCGGAAGAACCCCGTGCGATTACTGGTGAATGCGATCGTCGTACCGTCCGGCGACACGCTGGGATCGGAATCGAAGTTCGAGTCGTTCGTCAGCAGCACCGGCCCGGATCCATCCAGCCCGCGCATGGCGATGTCGTAGTTGCCATTGTTGAACGTCGTGTAGATGACTGCGTCGCCCGCGGGATTCCAGCACGGGTTGCGATCCGCATGGCCGCCCGCA
This genomic interval carries:
- the purN gene encoding phosphoribosylglycinamide formyltransferase, translated to MRFPQVDRLRLAVLISGSGTTLRNLLAQMDEGRLSAEIPLVISNTPTAKGLDFALERSIATQVIERSSVESREAFSEAVFSACRAASPHFVVMGGFLKHVLIPPDFENRVLNIHPGLIPAFCGKGMYGHHVHEAVLDYGAKVSGCTVHFVDNQYDHGPIILQRVVPVESGDTPDSLAGRVFEAECEAYPDALRLLASGRVEMVGRRVIS